A single Endozoicomonas sp. NE40 DNA region contains:
- a CDS encoding thymidylate synthase codes for MKQYLDLLRHVKEHGTFKSDRTGTGTYSVFGYQMRFNLADGFPLVTTKKCHLRSIIHELLWFLKGDTNIGYLKENGVRIWDEWATETGDLGPVYGKQWRSWEGPNGEVVDQIQWLLDEIKKNPDSRRLVISAWNPTVLPDVKHSPKENAAMGKQALPPCHCLFQFYVLDGKLSCQLYQRSADIFLGVPFNIASYALLTMMIAQVCGLELGEFVHTFGDAHIYSNHLEQVDEQLSREPLPLPTMKLNPMVKDLFEFTIDDIELVDYQAHPHIKAVVAV; via the coding sequence ATGAAACAGTATCTGGACCTTCTGCGTCATGTTAAAGAACATGGCACGTTCAAATCGGATCGTACCGGCACCGGCACCTACAGTGTATTCGGATACCAGATGCGTTTTAATCTGGCGGATGGTTTTCCACTGGTCACCACCAAGAAATGTCACCTGCGCTCCATTATTCATGAGTTGCTGTGGTTTTTGAAAGGCGACACCAATATTGGTTACCTGAAAGAAAACGGTGTTCGCATCTGGGACGAATGGGCAACGGAAACCGGTGACCTGGGTCCTGTATACGGCAAACAGTGGCGCAGCTGGGAAGGCCCGAACGGTGAAGTGGTGGATCAGATTCAGTGGTTGCTGGATGAGATCAAAAAGAACCCGGACTCCCGCCGCCTGGTGATCAGCGCCTGGAACCCAACGGTTCTGCCGGATGTGAAACATTCACCGAAGGAAAATGCCGCCATGGGCAAGCAGGCACTGCCACCCTGTCACTGTCTGTTCCAGTTCTATGTGCTGGATGGCAAATTGTCCTGTCAGCTCTATCAGCGCAGTGCCGATATTTTTCTGGGCGTGCCATTTAACATTGCATCCTATGCGTTGCTGACGATGATGATTGCTCAGGTGTGTGGGCTGGAACTGGGTGAGTTTGTACACACCTTTGGCGATGCGCATATCTACTCTAACCATCTGGAACAGGTTGATGAGCAGCTGTCCCGTGAGCCTCTGCCATTGCCAACCATGAAGCTGAACCCGATGGTAAAGGATCTGTTTGAATTCACCATTGATGATATTGAGCTGGTGGATTATCAGGCGCATCCGCATATTAAGGCAGTTGTTGCGGTATAA
- the lgt gene encoding prolipoprotein diacylglyceryl transferase translates to MIPYPDIDPVLFSLGPLSIRWYGLMYLVGFAGAWWLGIYRARKSNGLWSEEQIGDLVFYGAVGVILGGRFGYVVFYNFDHFLRDPAWLFRVWEGGMAFHGGLLGVLLAMYLFGRKQGKSFFQMTDFIAPMVPLGLGAGRIGNFIGGELWGRVSDVPWAMVFPTDPSQLPRHPSQLYQFFIEGVVLFSVLWWFSSKPRPRMAVSGLFLIIYGLGRFMVEFVRQPDEQLGFIAFDWLTMGQLLSTPMIILGVAFMVIGYSKYPLVNGQNQDDLTWLKQHPAAKNGLKK, encoded by the coding sequence GTGATCCCCTACCCAGATATCGACCCCGTCCTGTTCAGTCTTGGTCCGTTAAGCATTCGCTGGTATGGACTTATGTACCTTGTTGGTTTTGCCGGAGCCTGGTGGCTGGGCATTTATCGTGCCAGAAAGTCTAATGGTCTGTGGAGTGAAGAGCAGATTGGTGATCTGGTGTTCTATGGCGCAGTGGGCGTAATTCTTGGTGGGCGCTTTGGTTATGTGGTGTTTTACAATTTTGACCACTTCCTGAGAGACCCTGCCTGGCTGTTCCGGGTATGGGAAGGCGGCATGGCTTTTCACGGTGGTCTGCTGGGGGTACTGCTGGCCATGTATCTGTTTGGCAGAAAGCAGGGCAAGAGCTTTTTCCAGATGACCGACTTTATCGCTCCCATGGTGCCTTTAGGCCTTGGTGCCGGACGCATCGGCAACTTTATAGGTGGTGAACTCTGGGGGCGTGTGAGTGATGTGCCATGGGCCATGGTATTTCCTACCGATCCGTCCCAGCTGCCAAGGCACCCGTCCCAGCTGTACCAGTTTTTCATCGAAGGTGTTGTACTGTTCTCTGTACTCTGGTGGTTTTCATCCAAACCCCGGCCCAGAATGGCAGTGTCGGGTCTGTTCCTGATTATCTACGGTCTTGGACGCTTTATGGTTGAATTTGTGCGTCAACCGGATGAGCAGCTCGGTTTTATTGCGTTTGACTGGCTGACAATGGGGCAGTTGCTATCTACCCCAATGATCATTCTGGGTGTAGCATTTATGGTTATTGGTTATTCTAAATACCCTCTGGTAAATGGTCAGAACCAAGACGACCTGACCTGGCTAAAACAGCACCCAGCGGCTAAAAACGGACTGAAGAAATGA
- the cpdA gene encoding 3',5'-cyclic-AMP phosphodiesterase yields MSKIRVVQISDCHVFGNTEGRLMGVDTRASLRGILDDIEQRLNSIDLIVVTGDLSQDDSKASYQWIQQQLDTLEIPYYWLAGNHDITALMQEVSPTAMQKSIIRGNWQLLLLDSHLDDGIPGLLSDSELGYMEQQLSRYSDHHTLIAFHHPAYTINSPWLDKINLQNSEAFWERINPHPNVKVVINGHIHQVQEWQQGPVQVLSAPSTAVQFKPESHDFCLDSQAPGYRVIDLLPDGTLNSQVIRLPECTQSPDLTSSGY; encoded by the coding sequence ATGAGCAAAATCCGAGTTGTCCAGATTTCTGATTGTCATGTGTTTGGCAATACAGAAGGTCGTTTGATGGGAGTCGATACCCGCGCGAGCCTGCGTGGTATTCTGGATGATATTGAACAGCGCCTGAACAGCATCGACCTGATCGTGGTCACTGGCGACCTGAGCCAGGATGACAGTAAAGCGTCCTATCAATGGATACAACAACAACTCGACACCCTGGAAATTCCCTATTACTGGCTGGCTGGCAACCACGACATCACCGCCCTGATGCAGGAAGTCTCTCCGACTGCCATGCAAAAATCCATTATAAGGGGAAACTGGCAGCTGTTACTGCTGGACTCTCATCTGGATGATGGAATTCCCGGCCTTTTGTCCGATTCAGAACTGGGCTATATGGAACAGCAGTTGAGTCGGTATTCGGATCATCACACCCTGATTGCTTTTCATCATCCTGCTTACACCATCAACAGTCCGTGGCTGGACAAGATAAACCTTCAGAACAGCGAGGCATTCTGGGAACGGATTAACCCACACCCGAATGTCAAAGTGGTGATTAACGGCCACATTCATCAGGTACAGGAATGGCAGCAAGGCCCTGTTCAGGTACTCTCAGCACCCTCAACCGCTGTTCAGTTCAAGCCTGAATCTCATGATTTCTGCCTCGACAGCCAGGCGCCAGGCTATCGTGTCATCGACCTGCTGCCAGACGGGACCCTGAATTCTCAGGTTATCCGACTGCCTGAATGTACCCAATCTCCGGACCTTACCTCGTCAGGCTATTGA
- a CDS encoding DUF1249 domain-containing protein, whose translation MNRSLNKPSYKVNLIRQHCICESNYHKLLKLLPNLDQQDEYTLLVSHSVHQGKMHFHVQNRARYTTTLRITFEADWSQWLALPTMQVRLYHDAAMAEVTSVQKIRYFEPVYTYPNDKMLLPDEKEQLNLFLSDWLNFCFSGGHVHYGIV comes from the coding sequence ATGAACCGATCCCTGAACAAACCTTCTTATAAGGTCAACCTGATCCGGCAACACTGCATTTGTGAAAGCAACTATCACAAACTGCTGAAGCTGTTGCCCAACCTGGACCAGCAGGATGAATACACATTACTGGTCAGTCACTCTGTACATCAGGGAAAGATGCATTTTCATGTACAGAACCGCGCCCGGTATACGACAACGCTTCGCATCACGTTCGAAGCAGACTGGAGCCAGTGGTTAGCCCTGCCGACCATGCAGGTTCGCCTTTATCACGATGCCGCCATGGCAGAAGTGACCAGCGTACAAAAAATTCGTTATTTTGAACCTGTCTACACCTACCCCAATGACAAAATGCTGCTGCCCGATGAAAAAGAACAGCTGAATCTTTTTCTGTCAGACTGGTTGAACTTCTGTTTCAGCGGTGGTCATGTTCATTACGGAATCGTTTGA
- a CDS encoding TolC family outer membrane protein translates to MPKLSPNGFLLAALAGAILNVQAAETEYNLLDVYNLAQKNDAQLAAAHYDMQAIQEQKTQSRATLLPSLTLSANTQYTQGNSEVSGGKDLENNGNSHGWGATLNQPLFRMANWYGYDQAKSISAQAELRFSAEEQSLILRTSEAYFNVLRAEDSLISAKAEEKAVKQQLDQARERYNVGLIAETDVLEAQAGYDAARVARILGENQVSVSYEALRTITNHDITQIGSLQKAMPVNHPVPASADDWVNSAVSGNLSLQVAREGLEASQKNIKVQKAGHAPTVDAFARYNYNSDHLSKNRPGEHGGLTTGKGDSTVVGLQFNMELFGGGATSSRVRQATYQMESVQQNFDKSLRETSSSTRNLFRTVNSDVDRVDARCQGIVSSESALNAVQSGYEVGTRNITDVLDAQKNLFSAERDYLNARYDYIVNTMRLKQVAGTLSPTDLQELNQWIVSGGTTEDMSIPAQCRAN, encoded by the coding sequence ATGCCCAAACTTTCCCCTAATGGTTTTCTGCTGGCGGCCCTGGCTGGCGCCATTTTGAATGTTCAGGCCGCAGAAACCGAATACAACTTGCTGGATGTCTATAACCTGGCACAAAAAAACGATGCTCAGCTGGCTGCTGCTCACTATGATATGCAGGCAATACAGGAGCAGAAAACCCAGAGTCGTGCCACTCTGCTGCCCAGTCTGACTCTGTCGGCTAACACCCAGTACACTCAGGGCAACTCTGAAGTCAGTGGTGGTAAAGATCTGGAAAACAATGGCAACAGCCATGGCTGGGGTGCGACCCTGAATCAGCCATTGTTCCGTATGGCAAACTGGTACGGTTATGATCAGGCGAAAAGCATCAGCGCGCAGGCTGAGCTGCGTTTTTCTGCCGAAGAGCAGTCGCTGATTCTGCGAACTTCTGAAGCGTATTTTAATGTTCTGCGTGCTGAGGACAGCCTGATTTCTGCCAAGGCGGAAGAAAAAGCGGTTAAACAGCAGCTGGATCAGGCACGTGAGCGCTACAATGTGGGTCTGATTGCTGAAACTGATGTGCTGGAAGCTCAGGCTGGCTATGATGCAGCACGTGTTGCCCGTATTCTGGGAGAGAATCAGGTGAGTGTCAGCTATGAAGCGCTGCGCACCATCACCAACCACGACATCACCCAGATCGGCTCTTTGCAAAAAGCCATGCCGGTTAACCATCCGGTACCAGCCAGTGCTGACGACTGGGTAAACAGCGCGGTGTCGGGGAACCTGAGCCTTCAGGTCGCCCGTGAAGGTCTGGAAGCTTCTCAAAAGAACATCAAGGTTCAGAAAGCTGGTCATGCTCCAACTGTTGATGCATTTGCCCGCTACAACTACAACTCTGATCATCTTTCTAAGAATCGACCGGGGGAACACGGCGGTTTAACTACAGGTAAGGGAGACTCCACAGTTGTAGGCCTTCAGTTCAACATGGAACTGTTTGGTGGCGGTGCAACCTCTTCCAGAGTTCGTCAGGCCACTTACCAGATGGAATCTGTCCAGCAGAATTTCGACAAAAGCCTGCGTGAAACCAGCTCCAGCACCCGCAACCTGTTCCGTACTGTGAACTCCGATGTGGATCGTGTAGACGCTCGCTGTCAGGGTATTGTTTCCTCTGAAAGTGCGTTGAATGCGGTTCAGAGTGGTTATGAAGTGGGTACACGTAACATTACTGACGTACTGGATGCACAGAAAAATCTGTTCAGTGCCGAACGTGACTACCTGAATGCCCGTTACGATTACATCGTCAACACCATGAGACTGAAACAGGTAGCAGGTACTCTCAGCCCAACCGATCTGCAGGAGCTGAACCAGTGGATCGTTAGTGGCGGAACGACTGAAGATATGTCGATTCCAGCTCAGTGTCGTGCCAACTAA
- a CDS encoding SET domain-containing protein yields the protein MQISGTESPPCSVSEVAAYSQGQNEGHESSVAFGKEVRALLTGPPVENCGTKEHSEPSQFQTKVLPPRIPVHTFIQNAKDQKRIDAGLEIRSLLDRSHTPLTRSQTKPPSGDAPVKVELPDSTEDSSISKAPFVSVRGSEIDGKGAFADKSFAAGEKVGEYTGKIVLSHFCKPHPEHFYVVEIEEEDLERDNIDEKIQYLNNDTFVVWSGVDLKGTPMEFGINGTSTIRYLNHSKEPNVELKIDFKGSEATWSEKDKIKVNVMAIRNINSGEELCFDYLYGNKKRINFKKNLVMDVDDFKGARHTIESILPVAIFGKKGYVIEQGEKRKLCIDQGPIESIIKRIRQTEKVAEKAGVSIDVLNATTRKSFHRSMSEDKWNRYGDFWNYISSDGDRELDNENEQILKELIDDLNNEGEEQEYRLKLLHTTEYFWVVDNMVGDWKTRIKPKTQAIRNTATAAGVTENLLKAEKLSDFHDEKELSDKVWRLCANQWNRLVDEGQGLTDCDRKALKEIRELVSEHSKLSRALKNKLRHTTNVLWAEAGYSVDWQLYASSIEPRTAVSRKKSRKKKRT from the coding sequence ATGCAAATTTCCGGTACAGAGAGTCCACCGTGTTCCGTTAGTGAGGTGGCTGCTTACAGTCAGGGTCAAAATGAAGGGCATGAAAGTAGCGTTGCTTTTGGTAAGGAAGTCCGCGCCCTGCTGACTGGTCCGCCTGTAGAGAATTGCGGTACAAAAGAGCATTCAGAGCCCTCTCAATTTCAAACGAAGGTCTTGCCTCCTCGTATTCCAGTCCATACATTCATACAAAATGCTAAGGATCAGAAGCGCATTGATGCAGGTTTAGAAATTCGGAGCCTGCTGGACAGATCACACACTCCGCTTACCCGAAGCCAGACAAAGCCTCCATCTGGAGATGCCCCGGTCAAAGTAGAGCTGCCCGACAGTACGGAAGACTCTTCCATTTCAAAAGCCCCGTTTGTATCCGTCAGAGGCTCAGAGATTGACGGCAAAGGTGCGTTTGCAGATAAAAGCTTTGCGGCTGGTGAAAAGGTGGGTGAATATACGGGGAAGATAGTACTCTCACATTTTTGTAAACCACACCCTGAACATTTTTATGTTGTTGAAATTGAAGAAGAAGACCTTGAACGAGACAATATTGATGAAAAAATTCAATATCTGAACAATGATACGTTCGTCGTATGGTCTGGCGTTGACCTTAAAGGCACACCCATGGAGTTCGGTATCAATGGCACTTCAACGATAAGGTATTTAAACCATTCTAAAGAACCCAATGTGGAGTTAAAGATAGATTTCAAGGGTTCTGAAGCAACCTGGTCAGAAAAAGATAAAATAAAAGTCAACGTCATGGCCATCCGCAATATAAACAGTGGAGAGGAGTTATGCTTTGATTACCTGTATGGGAATAAAAAAAGAATAAATTTCAAAAAAAATCTCGTTATGGATGTTGATGATTTTAAAGGAGCAAGACATACCATCGAATCTATATTGCCCGTCGCTATTTTTGGTAAAAAAGGCTATGTCATTGAACAGGGGGAAAAGCGTAAACTCTGTATTGATCAAGGACCCATAGAAAGTATCATTAAAAGAATACGGCAAACCGAAAAGGTTGCTGAAAAAGCCGGAGTATCAATCGATGTCCTCAATGCTACTACGAGAAAATCTTTCCATAGAAGCATGTCCGAAGATAAATGGAACCGTTACGGTGATTTCTGGAATTACATCAGCTCTGATGGGGACAGGGAGCTGGATAACGAAAATGAACAGATCCTGAAAGAGCTGATCGATGACCTCAATAATGAGGGCGAGGAGCAGGAATACCGGTTGAAACTTCTGCATACCACAGAGTACTTCTGGGTTGTGGACAATATGGTGGGTGACTGGAAAACCCGTATCAAACCAAAAACGCAGGCGATAAGAAATACAGCGACAGCCGCAGGTGTTACTGAAAACCTTCTGAAGGCAGAAAAATTATCGGACTTTCATGACGAAAAGGAACTCTCTGATAAAGTCTGGCGACTTTGTGCAAATCAGTGGAACCGTCTTGTCGATGAGGGTCAAGGCCTGACTGATTGTGATCGTAAGGCACTAAAAGAAATACGGGAGCTTGTTTCAGAACACAGTAAACTGAGTAGAGCGCTGAAAAATAAACTCAGGCATACAACCAATGTCTTATGGGCAGAAGCAGGCTACTCAGTGGACTGGCAGCTTTATGCTTCCAGCATTGAACCCCGGACTGCTGTGAGCCGCAAGAAAAGCCGTAAGAAGAAAAGAACGTGA
- a CDS encoding sulfite exporter TauE/SafE family protein — protein MVFLSYLILGALAGTLAGLFGIGGGLIIVPVLVFSFEIQGLPSEILTHLAVGTSLATIVVTSLSSIRAHHAKGSVRWSIFLLMAIGILLGAWFGVYTAIQMSGAVLQKTIGIFAILIAIKMWIGFKARDGSHIPSRPTFVSAGIFIGWASSIFGIGGGTLSVPFLRKCNLQMPEAVGTSAACGLPIALMGALANMFMGQGNDQLPAMTTGYVYWPAFLGIVLTSMLFARYGARLAHHLSAEVLQKLFAVFLLLVGTEFLIL, from the coding sequence ATGGTATTTTTGTCTTATTTGATTTTGGGGGCGTTGGCAGGCACGCTGGCTGGCCTGTTTGGTATTGGTGGTGGGCTTATTATTGTACCGGTTCTGGTTTTCAGCTTTGAAATCCAGGGGCTTCCATCCGAAATTCTGACTCACCTGGCAGTGGGTACTTCACTGGCGACCATCGTTGTAACATCCCTCAGTTCGATTCGTGCGCACCATGCCAAAGGTTCTGTGCGCTGGTCGATTTTTCTTCTGATGGCCATCGGTATTCTGCTGGGTGCCTGGTTTGGGGTTTATACCGCCATCCAGATGTCCGGTGCCGTGTTGCAGAAGACGATCGGCATTTTCGCCATCCTCATTGCCATCAAAATGTGGATAGGCTTCAAAGCCAGAGATGGCAGTCATATTCCATCGCGCCCCACCTTTGTCAGCGCCGGTATTTTTATTGGCTGGGCTTCCAGTATCTTCGGGATTGGCGGAGGTACGCTGTCTGTTCCTTTTCTGCGTAAATGCAATCTTCAGATGCCTGAGGCGGTTGGAACCTCAGCGGCCTGTGGTTTACCCATTGCCCTGATGGGGGCGCTGGCCAATATGTTTATGGGGCAGGGTAACGACCAGCTCCCGGCAATGACAACGGGGTATGTCTATTGGCCTGCATTTCTGGGCATTGTGCTGACCAGCATGTTGTTTGCCCGTTATGGTGCCAGACTGGCGCATCATCTGTCGGCAGAGGTTCTGCAAAAGTTGTTTGCTGTTTTTCTTTTGCTGGTAGGGACAGAGTTTCTGATTCTTTGA
- a CDS encoding lysophospholipid acyltransferase family protein gives MFTSWKEVAAERTVMALSYLPDVFWNGMSQFGAWLLDRQKGHIARASIKLALPDTEPQHSHQIARASARHSLNYALSLPRLKHISYQLHDLTTVQEAVAEDRGVIIISLHTGPPDLGTMALTRAGIHTKTVIGAGKQSPWLNSLGRSALQRAGIQFIQRGNPTAVLQAIKQKYAVFLYSDMRAKEMPVTFFGQETSAPASGIYAAMLSKTPILFHYCTLAENGEWQLWFERFDIELKDNRNDSVQHNLQRLIHKMEAVIKNHPELWIWHYDRFKLKKKIRKRS, from the coding sequence ATGTTTACAAGTTGGAAGGAAGTTGCTGCAGAGAGAACCGTTATGGCTCTCTCATACCTGCCTGACGTGTTCTGGAACGGTATGAGTCAATTCGGCGCATGGTTGCTGGACCGGCAGAAAGGACACATTGCCAGAGCCTCCATCAAGCTGGCACTGCCTGATACGGAACCTCAGCACAGCCACCAGATAGCCAGGGCATCCGCCCGGCACAGCCTTAACTATGCCCTGTCGCTTCCCCGTTTAAAGCACATCAGCTATCAGTTGCATGACCTGACCACTGTTCAGGAAGCGGTTGCTGAAGACCGGGGCGTTATTATCATATCGCTGCATACAGGACCTCCCGACCTGGGAACCATGGCGCTGACCCGGGCGGGTATTCACACTAAAACCGTTATTGGTGCTGGCAAACAAAGTCCGTGGCTGAACAGTCTGGGACGCTCTGCCCTGCAACGCGCAGGTATTCAGTTTATTCAGCGGGGCAACCCGACAGCCGTACTTCAGGCCATTAAACAGAAATACGCCGTCTTTCTATACAGCGACATGCGTGCCAAAGAAATGCCGGTGACTTTCTTTGGACAGGAAACCTCTGCCCCTGCCAGCGGCATTTATGCCGCTATGCTGAGCAAAACCCCGATCCTGTTCCATTACTGCACTCTGGCAGAGAATGGTGAATGGCAACTCTGGTTCGAACGATTTGACATTGAACTGAAAGATAATCGCAACGACAGTGTTCAACACAACCTACAGCGACTAATACACAAAATGGAAGCCGTGATCAAAAACCATCCAGAGTTATGGATATGGCATTACGACCGTTTCAAACTGAAAAAAAAGATCAGAAAACGGTCATAA
- a CDS encoding alpha/beta fold hydrolase translates to MKLYSRTQGQGINLLSVHGLFGSQENLGAINRRLAESFYVHGVDVRNHGRSPHQTSMQYSDMAADLIEYMDEQGIEQAHLLGHSMGGKVVMETALQYPDRVNRVAVLDIAPVTYTVRRHDDVFAGLKAVNLNTLEKRSDADAVLANYISEAAIRQFLLKNLFKKADGGFGWRMNLETIEQSYQSILSGQQAGKPFPGEVLFLKGSDSDYILPEHRSEVLKLFPGASLRSIHGTGHWLHAEKPDLVANALIRFFNRDHYE, encoded by the coding sequence ATGAAGCTCTATTCAAGAACGCAGGGGCAAGGGATTAATCTGCTCAGCGTCCATGGTTTGTTCGGCTCTCAGGAGAATCTGGGTGCTATAAACCGAAGGCTGGCAGAGTCTTTTTACGTACACGGGGTGGATGTTCGCAATCATGGTCGTTCGCCTCACCAGACATCAATGCAGTATTCAGATATGGCCGCAGACCTGATTGAGTACATGGACGAACAGGGGATTGAACAGGCGCACCTGCTTGGACATTCCATGGGAGGGAAAGTGGTTATGGAAACGGCTTTGCAGTATCCCGACCGGGTTAACAGGGTTGCAGTGCTCGATATTGCGCCTGTGACCTATACCGTGCGTCGACATGACGATGTGTTTGCCGGGCTGAAAGCGGTTAATCTCAACACACTGGAAAAGCGAAGCGATGCCGATGCTGTACTGGCAAACTACATATCTGAGGCTGCGATACGTCAGTTTCTATTAAAGAACCTGTTCAAAAAGGCAGATGGTGGCTTTGGCTGGAGAATGAACCTGGAAACAATTGAACAGTCCTATCAGTCAATCCTGTCAGGGCAGCAGGCAGGCAAGCCTTTCCCGGGGGAGGTACTGTTTCTGAAAGGCAGTGACTCCGATTATATTCTGCCAGAGCATCGCAGCGAGGTACTTAAACTTTTTCCCGGGGCCAGCCTGCGAAGCATTCACGGAACCGGCCACTGGTTGCATGCTGAAAAGCCTGATCTGGTCGCAAACGCCCTGATCCGCTTTTTCAACCGTGACCATTATGAATGA
- a CDS encoding M20 family metallopeptidase, which translates to MTSKEFKLEAYLEELKPLVNIDCGTNTPAGVARIADMMTEKYENIGWQVTREDFGEQVGPGLLVTNKPEAEQFDIMLIGHMDTVFPEGTVAEWSLTHDDEKAYGPGCADMKSGLLNIFLAVSSLPEDVMDRLNIAVVMNPDEETGSTFSGEWLKAVAKKSKCVLVAEAARADGSLVKARKGMAHYVIEFNGKAAHAGNEPEKGVSAITELAHWISTLNPETNFETGTTLNFGTVKGGTGSNVVPDFASTDLDIRFWDNDAYAALEQKIADMVANPSLEGISINLIRKAYKPAFTPNEDSEKLMALIEETGKDIDLPITWQAVGGGSDANLTGSLGVPTVDGLGPIGGAMHSRNEFMVLGSIAKRLELLRNVIINIAEKA; encoded by the coding sequence ATGACTTCTAAAGAATTCAAGCTCGAAGCCTATCTCGAAGAACTGAAGCCACTGGTTAACATTGACTGCGGTACTAACACGCCTGCAGGTGTTGCCAGAATCGCTGACATGATGACTGAAAAGTATGAAAACATCGGCTGGCAGGTAACTCGCGAAGACTTTGGCGAACAGGTAGGTCCGGGTCTGCTGGTCACCAATAAGCCAGAAGCTGAGCAGTTTGACATCATGCTGATTGGTCACATGGATACCGTTTTCCCTGAAGGCACTGTGGCTGAATGGTCCCTGACCCATGACGATGAAAAAGCCTATGGTCCTGGCTGCGCCGACATGAAATCCGGTCTGCTGAACATATTCCTGGCGGTAAGCTCCCTGCCGGAAGATGTTATGGATCGCCTGAACATTGCTGTCGTTATGAACCCGGATGAAGAGACAGGTTCTACTTTCTCCGGTGAGTGGCTCAAGGCTGTCGCTAAAAAGAGCAAGTGCGTTCTGGTGGCCGAGGCAGCCCGTGCCGACGGTTCTCTGGTTAAAGCCCGTAAAGGTATGGCTCACTACGTTATCGAGTTCAACGGTAAGGCAGCACACGCTGGTAATGAGCCTGAGAAAGGTGTTTCCGCCATCACTGAACTGGCGCACTGGATCAGCACCCTGAACCCGGAAACCAATTTCGAAACCGGCACCACATTGAACTTTGGTACGGTCAAAGGTGGTACTGGCAGCAACGTCGTGCCTGACTTTGCTTCTACCGATCTGGACATCCGTTTCTGGGACAACGACGCTTACGCTGCCCTGGAACAGAAGATTGCCGACATGGTCGCTAACCCGTCTCTGGAAGGCATCAGCATCAACCTGATCCGCAAAGCTTACAAGCCTGCGTTCACGCCAAACGAAGACTCTGAAAAGCTGATGGCCCTGATCGAAGAAACCGGTAAAGACATCGATCTGCCTATCACCTGGCAGGCCGTTGGTGGCGGTTCTGACGCTAACCTGACCGGCTCTCTGGGCGTTCCTACCGTTGACGGTCTGGGACCTATTGGTGGTGCAATGCACAGCCGCAATGAATTCATGGTGCTGGGCTCCATTGCCAAGCGTCTGGAACTGCTGCGCAATGTAATCATCAATATTGCAGAAAAAGCCTGA